Proteins encoded together in one Candidatus Deferrimicrobium sp. window:
- the rplU gene encoding 50S ribosomal protein L21 has translation MYAVVRTGGKQLRVSPGDVVNVEKLSVEPGATVELTDVLMVSTDQGTTVGTPNVQGAAVVCTAVRDGKGKKITIYKYKRRKGFSKKQGHRQPFTTLSVTEIRVG, from the coding sequence ATGTACGCTGTTGTCCGCACCGGGGGGAAGCAGCTCCGCGTCTCCCCGGGCGATGTCGTCAACGTGGAGAAGCTTTCGGTCGAACCGGGCGCGACCGTCGAACTCACGGACGTGCTGATGGTGTCGACCGACCAGGGGACCACCGTCGGGACCCCAAACGTCCAGGGCGCCGCCGTGGTCTGCACGGCGGTCCGGGACGGCAAGGGAAAGAAGATCACCATCTACAAGTACAAGCGGCGGAAGGGCTTCTCGAAGAAACAGGGACACCGCCAGCCGTTCACCACGCTTTCCGTGACCGAAATCCGGGTCGGTTGA